Genomic segment of Synechococcus sp. A15-28:
TGTTTGGGGCGCACCCCCATCCGTCGCCTCCGGCGGTGATTTAAAGTGTTCGTGTCGCGTAGGCGACGTGCCGGGATAGCTCAGTTGGTAGAGCAGGCGACTGAAAATCGCCGTGTCCCCAGTTCAAATCTGGGTCCTGGCATCTTTTGATGCTAAATCTGTCGTGTCATTCATCTCACCTGATGCAGGCACGGATCGGGTGTTCGATAACGCCGACAGCTTTGCGATGGTGTTTGATCGCACCTGGAAGCAGTTGCGATCAAGGGGCAACGGTGATGTGAGTCACGTCGACCACCTGGAAGCCGTGTTCGCGGCCATGGCAGATCATCCCTTTCTGATCAGCTCGCCCGAGATGGCCAGACAGGTTGCTGCCTTCCGGATCCGCCTACTGGAGCTGAGCTGAAGCGATCAAGCGGAGAGCAAGTCGATCTGCGGGTCATCGACGTACTCGGTGTCACCCTCAGCGTCGTCACTGACCGCTTCGTCTTCCACCCGCTCGTCTTCGATCGCCTCGTCGAGATCACCTTGAGGTTCCGATGGGGATGTGTCCTCAGCGTGGAGAGCAACCACCTGCGCCGGAGCCAGACGATCTCGGAGCAGGCGCACCTTCTCCTCACTGGCTGACAGCAACTCGCCAGCGTCATCACTGATGGCGTCTTGATCGTCATCGGCGATCTGGCTCTTCTCCACTTCAGCCAGCCTCGCCTCCAGGGCCATCACACGATCAGCCAGTGTCTCGGCCACTTCACTGAGGTTCAGCAGATGGGTGCACAACTGCCGCTCGAACGCGGTGCGCGGGGAGGAGGTGGTCACCGGGCTGGCCTCGTGTTGAGAAATTTCGCTGATGGTATCGATGCTGAAGCGGCTGTCCACGGGCTGCCTGACAGGCGACTGATCGCAGGAAGCTGGCTTAAATTCCTGACCCAAGAACGCGGGTGTTGATGTCCAGGCTGAGCAAGGTGCTGAAGATCAGCGCCTGGGTGGCGGCATTCATCGTTGTCGTCGTGCTGCTGCAGCGCTACGGCATTGCACCGCTTCAGGACGCCGTGAAAGGGATGGGGTTCTGGGCGCCGCTCGGCCTGTTTCTACTGCGGGGCGTGAGCATCATTCTTCCGGCCCTGCCGAGCTCGATCTATTCGCTGCTGGCAGGTTCCCTGCTGGGCTTCCAAACCGGATACCTCACGATCACCCTCTCGGATCTGGTGTTCTGCAGCACGGCATTTTTCATCGCCCGTCGCTGGGGTCGTGGTCCGGTGAGCCGTCTGGTGGGGGCCAGCGCGATGAAACGCATCGATGGCTTCAGCAAGAACCAGCTGGAGGGCAACTTCTTTTTGATGACGGGCCTGCTGATGACCGGTCTGTTTGATTTCCTCAGCTATGCCATCGGCATCAGCCGCACCCATTGGCGGGTGTTCGCGCCAGCGCTGCTAATCAGCGTGTTGATCAGTGATTCGATCCTCGTGGCCGTAGGCGCGGGTGTGGCCCAGGGCGCCAGCCTCACCCTGGGCTTGGCTCTGCTCGCGATGTTTGGGCTGGCCACCTTCACAGGACTGATGAAACGGAAAGCAGCGTCCAAGGACGCCCCCCATCCCCCCGTGCACCCAGGCTGATCACAGACAGCAGATCCCTTCACCCGTGCATGTCGAATCACCCGCCAACCAGGCTGCGGTGATTGTTTTAAGGAACACTGGTTACGTTGATGCGATGAGGCCTGTTCTCGATGAGCGCGCTTGCTGATCCGAGAATCGAAGTGTTACAGGATCAGGCCGGGGCTAGTGGTGAACTGGATCTGCCCATCGGCGAAGGATGTTTCCGCATCAACCTGCGCGACGAGAACATCGAGCTCTGGCAAGAGACGCTGGAGCAGCAGAACGCAACCCAAAGCACCCAACTGTTGCTCGCCTGCGAAGAAAGCGGCGGTGAACTGAAGGACACCCGACTCACCTGGGTGGTGGGTTCAGCCATTCGCAGAGCCAGCGCCAACAGCCCCACCGCAGCAGCTCTGTTGTTGCAACAACTTGGCATCCCTGAGCCTCTGACCAAGGCCGCTGTCGATCGTTGCCCGGGGCTTGGTGACGACCTGGTGTGGGCCTTTTATCTGGAACGTCATGGCTGGCTCATTGCCACCCCTGTCGCCGCCATCCAGCCTTGATGGCTGACATCCCTGACTTGGCAGAGCTGATTCGCAGCGCTCAAGTGCAAGGCCTCAGCGGCGACCACTCTTTGCATGAAGAAGCGCGCCAGATCATTGGGGCAGCAGATCAGGAGCGTCGCCAACTCAGCCAGGAGGAACTGCTGAGCCTCTGCGCAGCCTCTGGACAGGATGCGTCACTGCCCCGAAGGCTCCAAAACCATGCGGATGACCTGGTGAACCAGGCCAGATGCCACCTGCTGGAGCAACAACCACAGCTCGTGCAGCCCGGCGGAGCCCTGTTCCCCGGCGAACGGGCCGATGCCTGCTGGCGGGACTGCTGGCACTTTCTGCGCGTGATCGTTTATGCCGTGGCCTGCCAGCGAAGCAACTTCACAAACCCCACTGGCATGGCAGCCCTTCGTGAGTTGTATCAGCTGATGGGCGTGCCAACGGAGGGCCTGAATATCGCCCTCATGCAGCTCAAAGTGCTTGCAGCGCAGGAGTTTGAGCGAGGAGCAGATCAGGAGCTCATCAACGCCTGCTTCCAACACCTGATCGAGCAGCTCAATAAAACTGCAGTTAAGAGCTGATAAGAGAAAAAAAAGACTCCTTCGGGCCACGAGAGGATCAGCCTCTAGGCATTTCCACTCACGGCACGCGCATGGCCCTTCCGCCCCTCGGATATCCGCTCAGTGCACAGAACAGTCGCGTCAGCAACCTGGCCGGTGACAACAGCACCGTCCAGAGCCCGCTCTACGGAACGTCTGCCGCCGGAGATGAAAGCACTCGGGCCGAGATGGACCGCCTGATCGAGCAGGCCTACCTGCAGGTGTTTTTCCATGCCATGCGAAGCGATCGCGAACCATTCCTGGAATCCCAACTGCGCAGCAGCAACATCACTGTTCGCGATTTCATCCGCGGCCTTCTGCTCTCCAAGAGGTTCCAGCAGGGGTACTACCAGTGCAACTCGAACTATCGGATGGTGGATCAGGTCGTGGGCCGTGTTCTCGGTCGACCCGTCCATAGCGATGCCGAACGGCGAGCCTGGTCTATTGTGGTCGGGGAGAAGGGTTTCACAGCATTCGTTGATGCCCTGCTGGACAGCAGCGAGTACATGGACAGCTTCGGCTATGACCTCGTGCCGCAGCAACGATCGAGGCGGCTCCCCGGACGGGCCCTCGGTGAAACGCCGATCTACCAACAGTTCCCGCGCTACGGGGCCGATTGGCGGGATGCACTGCAGGATCGGGCCCCAAGCGATCAAGCCGCTCAGATGCAACAGCTGGAGACCTCCGCGGTCTGGGTCAACGGCCAGCCTCCGGCCTTCGCGCTAAGGATATGGCTTGGACTTGCCCTGGTAGGAGGATTTGAACTGGGTCGGGTGGTCCTTACGATCGCTTTGGCAATGGCGAAAAGTTGACATGTCCACCACCGGATCTGCACCCCTCAACCTGCGTGAGTGGACGGCACCGGAAAAGCTCTCACCAAACGGTTCACCTCTAGTACCCGTTGATGCAAGAGGTGCTGATTGGCACGGGATCGAGCTGGGCGAGCTCGATTTACGCGGAGCAAAGCTTTGTCGCTGCAATTTACGAGGCACAGATCTCAGTCATTGCCAACTTGATGGCGCTGATCTCCGCCTAGCTCGCTACGACAACCAAACCGTCGTACCTGTTGGTTTCGACTTGAGCAACAGTGGAGCTGTGGGGCCCGGCGCCAAGCTCAACGGTGTCTATCTCAACAGCTCCGACCTGCGAGGCATGGATCTGCGGGGAAGCATGCTGCTTGGCAGCTATCTGAGTGGAGCTGACTTAAGCGGAGCGATACTTGATGGAGTTTCACTGGCCGGTTCAGATCTCCGGTCGTCCACCATGCGGGGAGCAATGTGCCGCGGGACACGATTCGGCACCTGCGAACTCGACATGGCTGATCTTCGCGGCGCTGACTTGGAAGGAGCTGTTCTAGAAACAGTCGAGTCGATAAGAGGCGCCGATTTTTCCCTCTGCACAGGGCTGGGCGCTCAGATCGATGCTCTGTTGTCCCGATCAGTTGAAGAACTCGATTGCTGGAACCCCTTAACACGCTCCACAACGCGGAACAGCCTTGAATCATTACGGGCTGCTAGAGCCGATTAGCCCCGGCCTGCCCACATACAGCCTCAAAGCCTTAACCCACAACTGCTTGGGGGCGAGGGAATTTGGCAAAAGGGTCACTCCACGCAACACATGAACACACTTGATTGAGGTTTATAAAGAACACGTTCTGTCAGAACGCTTCTGACGGAGCATTGCATGGCGAAACGTCAGAGCATCCATGCCCTTTGGACCTGCCTCACTTCTAGGGGTCGAACGCTTCTCGGAAGAGAGTGAGGCACCATTCGAGCTGATCCCTGGCGATGACGATGCCCGAAAAGAGCAGATCATTCGGGCGGTGTACAAGCAGGTTCTTGGCAATGCTTATGTCATGGACAGCGAGCGTCAGGTTGTCGCTGAATCTCAGTTCAAGCTTGGAGAGATCAGCGTCCGTGACCTGGTTCGCCGAATAGGCAAGAGCGACCTGTATCGCAGCCGCTTCTTTGAAAGCTGCGCACGTTACCGCTATATCGAGTTGGCCTTCCGCCACCTACTGGGTCGCGCGCCCGCCGACTTTGAGGAAATGCGTGGTCATTCTGAGCGGCTTGACAACAGTGGGTACGACGCCGACATCGACAGCTTCGTGGACTCTGATGAGTATCAAAACGCTTTCGGGGAATGGACGGTGCCCTTTCAACGGGGTTGGAAAACCGAAAGCTGTGGAACCATGCAGGAATTCACCTGGAGCTTTCAACTGTTGCGAGGCAATAGCAGCAGCAGTCTGAAAGGAGACCTCGCTGGCATCAGCAGCAAGCTCGGTGGTTCTGCGTACCAGAACCGAGCCATCCCCGTGGTCCCACCGTCTTCAACCGAGGCCTTGGGATGGAGCTTCCGTCCTTCCCCAAATCTGCAGGATGCACCAACTCGCCTGGGGGTCGGCGCAGGCGAGCAAGGCCTCACGTATCGCGTGGAGGTCACCGCCTACAGCGCCAACAAC
This window contains:
- a CDS encoding VTT domain-containing protein, which produces MSRLSKVLKISAWVAAFIVVVVLLQRYGIAPLQDAVKGMGFWAPLGLFLLRGVSIILPALPSSIYSLLAGSLLGFQTGYLTITLSDLVFCSTAFFIARRWGRGPVSRLVGASAMKRIDGFSKNQLEGNFFLMTGLLMTGLFDFLSYAIGISRTHWRVFAPALLISVLISDSILVAVGAGVAQGASLTLGLALLAMFGLATFTGLMKRKAASKDAPHPPVHPG
- a CDS encoding phycobilisome polypeptide, with the protein product MAELIRSAQVQGLSGDHSLHEEARQIIGAADQERRQLSQEELLSLCAASGQDASLPRRLQNHADDLVNQARCHLLEQQPQLVQPGGALFPGERADACWRDCWHFLRVIVYAVACQRSNFTNPTGMAALRELYQLMGVPTEGLNIALMQLKVLAAQEFERGADQELINACFQHLIEQLNKTAVKS
- a CDS encoding phycobilisome rod-core linker polypeptide → MALPPLGYPLSAQNSRVSNLAGDNSTVQSPLYGTSAAGDESTRAEMDRLIEQAYLQVFFHAMRSDREPFLESQLRSSNITVRDFIRGLLLSKRFQQGYYQCNSNYRMVDQVVGRVLGRPVHSDAERRAWSIVVGEKGFTAFVDALLDSSEYMDSFGYDLVPQQRSRRLPGRALGETPIYQQFPRYGADWRDALQDRAPSDQAAQMQQLETSAVWVNGQPPAFALRIWLGLALVGGFELGRVVLTIALAMAKS
- a CDS encoding pentapeptide repeat-containing protein, with amino-acid sequence MSTTGSAPLNLREWTAPEKLSPNGSPLVPVDARGADWHGIELGELDLRGAKLCRCNLRGTDLSHCQLDGADLRLARYDNQTVVPVGFDLSNSGAVGPGAKLNGVYLNSSDLRGMDLRGSMLLGSYLSGADLSGAILDGVSLAGSDLRSSTMRGAMCRGTRFGTCELDMADLRGADLEGAVLETVESIRGADFSLCTGLGAQIDALLSRSVEELDCWNPLTRSTTRNSLESLRAARAD
- a CDS encoding phycobilisome linker polypeptide, giving the protein MPFGPASLLGVERFSEESEAPFELIPGDDDARKEQIIRAVYKQVLGNAYVMDSERQVVAESQFKLGEISVRDLVRRIGKSDLYRSRFFESCARYRYIELAFRHLLGRAPADFEEMRGHSERLDNSGYDADIDSFVDSDEYQNAFGEWTVPFQRGWKTESCGTMQEFTWSFQLLRGNSSSSLKGDLAGISSKLGGSAYQNRAIPVVPPSSTEALGWSFRPSPNLQDAPTRLGVGAGEQGLTYRVEVTAYSANNVRRISRYTRSNRVFYVPFDKLSEQFKRIHREGGKIASITPVT